In the genome of Canis lupus familiaris isolate Mischka breed German Shepherd chromosome 17, alternate assembly UU_Cfam_GSD_1.0, whole genome shotgun sequence, the window ataaataaataaataaataaataaataaataaataaataaataaaagagtaacgGATGACAGAAGAttggaaaatattgataattGTTCAGGATGGATAATTGGTACTTGAGGCTTCGCTCTGCTACTCTTTTTGTAGATGTTTAAAATGTTCCAtaacaaagttgtttttttttttccaaaaaagattttagtgacagagagagagagagagtgagcatgagaagggggagaggcagagggagaagcagacacctggtggagcagggagtccaatggggggcttgatcccaggactctggtattcatgacctgagccaaagacagacacttaaccgactgagccacccaggcacccctccataatatagagttaaaaataataataaaatgtataagagaagacagaaaaacaaaagatctggATTTGAGTCCTGGCTAGCCATTTACTAGCTAGCTTTCTTGCACAAGCTATTTGACATCtgtaaaatgctaataaaaagGGTACTatgtgtgggacgcctgggtggctcagcagtttggcgcctgctttcagcccagggtgtgagactggggttccaggattgagtcctgcatcgggcttcctgcatggagcctgcttcaccctctgcctgtggctctgcctctctctgtgtgtctctcatgaacaaataaataaaatcttaaaaaacggGGGGGAGGGGCACTATGTGTAAAGCATTTAACATGCATGAGCTGCCTAGtaaagtttaataaatgttagttaatattgttattgtgaaataaaaaatatgacagatttgtcttttttttttaagattttatttattcatgagagacacaaagagaggcagagacataagcagagggaaaagcaggatccatgcagggagcctgatatgggactcaaatccaggaccccaggatcatgacctgagccaaaagcagatgctcaactactgagccacccagtgccccacgACAGATTTAATTGTATGATCACTTTCAAACTTTTTTGTGTTAAAATATCAATCATTAATTGcagtctttttttaaactgagaatactgggaatataaattttgatttattgtGGTTTAGTTAATCTTGGAATTTCAcacatctataaaaataataacacttcTAGGTCAGGATCTATCAACTCTAGCATCATTTTAGAAGTTTTTTCTAACGCAAACATACAAGTAAGAAATTAGAggtaaaaatcagaaagagataAAATTTACCTTTGAGGATGATATACTTGTAGACTCAAAAAAATCCAACAAGAGAATCAACTGAAAAACGTGTAAACAAAAAGAATTTAGGGTTCCTGAGTACAAAAACTAACataacagaaatcaagagttttcAGGTATATATCTAATTAGAAATTATGTTGGAAAAGACTCCATTTAAactgcaaaaattttttttaaaaacctgcaaaaataataatagtaaaaggtaAACACCTCAGGTTGCAAAAAAGATTAGCAAGAAATCAGCAATATCTTTAAGGGCACAAAAGagtacttgaaaaaatataaaggtatCTCTTATTCTTAGATAGGAAGATTCACCAGTATAAAGAGTTCGGTTTTCCCTAATTCAGATATAAATTTAATGTgatctaaataaaaatactagCAGGATTTTTGacaaattgacaagctgattctaaagagcacatggaaaaagtaaaaagcaagaaTATTCAGGAATAATTCTAGAAAAGGCAGGTGATAAGGGGAAGACGAACTCATCAGATGTGAAAATATAGTATAAATGTATGATACTGGTCAAGTGTAGATATACATATTAATGTACCAGACTAGAAAATCTAGATATTAATTCAAATACATACAGGAACAGAGTAAATTTGTTGTCCATATATCTatacaaaaggaaattttaaaggatgttctttaggcagaaggaaaaaaataccagatCAAATTAATAGAACTGTgtagggtagccccggtggcgcagcggtttagcgccgcctgtaacccagggcgtgatcctggagaccctggatcgagtcccatccctctgcctgtgtctctgcctctctctctctctgcatctctatgaataaataaataaataatctatattaaaaaaaaaatagaactgtgtAGATTTGCCCAGTGGGGAATCAGACAGCTCTCAGGGTCATCTTTGGCACTTTCAGAGCTCAACAAAAACTATTTGCAGATTGCTGAAATTTCTCTCATGCCTACACATTTGAATATGCTATTCTTTGAGTCTGGAACGCCTTTCCCCACCTTCCCATCTGCCAAACTCAAAAAAGTTCAGGAGTTATTCTCCTGTGCAAGTATTCTTTCTTTGGGAAGAAGCAGAGTATGTACAGTTCTcctaaatgttcatttttctccagtttcttaCATCTCCATTTTGTTCTCCATCTGTTATTTGTTCTTTACAACACTGCCTGCCAGAGGAATGTTGCTAAAATAAGATCTGACCATGTCTGtctcctcaaaaaatatttgatgcCTACTAAATGCctatgaatcaataaaataaattacaaacttGAGACATCGAAGACATTCAGGGCCTTCCAGGATTTAACTCTAATCCACTTTGCTCACCTCAGTATAGATGCCTTTGCACCCTACTCTTGGGTTACACCAGCCCTCACCATTCCCTCAGCATTCTAGGCATCTCTGTTCACCCAAATTATTCTGCCTGAtatgccctccctccctctaccatATCCCCACACCCATCTTTTCTGCCCATTCAGATCTTTCCAAGCTCTGTTTTCAATGAAGCCTCACCTAAAACCCCATTAAGAATTAatgatttagggcagccccagtagcgcagtggtttagcgccgcctgcagcccagggtgtgatcctggagacccaggatcgagtcccatgtcaggcttcctgcaaggagcctgcttctccctctgcctgtctctgcctctctcttgctctctctgaataaataaataaataaacctttaaaaaagaaaaaagaattaatgatttATTCTTGAGTTTGCATAAttagtctttatttcattatAGGTGGTATATTAGTTGTTTATATGTCTTCACTAGTCTGTAACATTCTGGAAGTCAGAGctatattttattaatctgtttTACCCTCCTACCCTTAAATACACTGCTTATCACAGGATATTTTTTGtgtagaatgaaataaaatagtaccTGATGCctgataaatattgaataaatgtgAACTCTTTCTAGTGGTGATAATAGgttctcaataaacattttgtGAAAAATGGCAAAACTGGTTGCGCTTATTATTAGCCAGCCACGTTCTTTTAAAGTTAATACTGCTTGGAAGCCATTATAAAGAGTTTTAGTTTCCTTTCCTGATGACAGCAAATGTTTAGGTTGTAGAACCTCAGAAAGGGCCTTAAGATAATTTTCAAGACCCAGGTTTATGTGTCACTTAATCTGGCTCCCCTACAGATAGAATTAAATATTGAAGTCTCCTTATATCCATAGAATCCCTGAAATTTAGAAAACTCTTAGTACATGGTAAGCACTTTATAAATGTTGgttgaagaaatgaacaaataaatgaattaggaTAAACTGTTTATGTGAGTCTCTCCAAGCACTTAGGAAAACATCATatataagaaatgtatttttttttgttttttgttttgctttaaagttttatttatttaagcaatctctacacccaacgtgaggctcgaactcacaaccctaatcAAGAGTTGCAAACTCCTCCAACtaagccaggcaggcaccccaaatatatgttttttttttttcatcttcctgtctctagcacctagcacagtatCTGACACAAAATGAATGTTTACTAAATAGGTATTTATTAAATTAGAGACAAGAGATACTTAGTTTACtgtaaaaatgcaaagaagaaaacacatttcttgTATCACATGAACTTGTACCAAAGATTTATGAATAGATTTATTAATTGGggtggaaaaaatagaaatttctattttcagGATATAGAAGTGAACTTGGAGAGGTCAGGTCACCTTAGTCCTGTAGGTGGTTAAAGCTAACTAGTCACTGAGAATGAGAATCTGTCTGAAGATCTCTAGCCTCTGACTCTCCGCATAGCATCAGCCTCAGGACAACAGTCTGGTCAGGCTGTGGGCATATCTCTTAGCCTAAGAATGCATCCTGTTAGGGAAATTCCTACTGTGGGCACAGTGAAAAATAAAGGCCTTGGGTGGAGAGAAGGCAAATAGTAGGGGTGTTACTTGAAGcacaaacagggaaactgagtggaCAATCTCTATATTGCTACAACTGCTTCAGAAAAGGCACACTGACTCTCTCCCAAAGTACATCAGTATGCTGCTCCATCATGGAAGGAATGGAAAAGCAGGATGAGGTTGGCTGGCTGAAGTCACATCTTGGGGAAGCTGGCCAGGTTGGCAATGCCGCAAGCGTTGTTCTTATTCCGAGCCATGAGGATATAGCCTTTGTTTCCCCAGTTTTCTCCCCAGCTGTAGGACCAATGAAGGAAAATACTTAGTAccctaagtttatttattcattaaaacacTTACTGACTATTGTGCTAGGTACTGATggtataaaaaatgaataaaacagtttttacctttaaagcatttaaagtaaaggaaaggagagaaggcatAATGCTAGAGGCCTCAAGGACAGGGGAGACTGCGGTGATCAAGGAATCAAAAAAGGCTTAATGCAAGAGGCAGCATTTGAAGTGAGCCCAAAGACTAGATAGACCCATGCAAATGGGATGCCAGCAGAGGAGTATGAAATACTAAAGGCAGGAAAGCATGAGACATGTGTGAAGATTAGGTGACTGAAAAATAGCGTGTTTGACAGGGTACAGTAGGACATATGCCTGGAAAGGTATATTGAGATCAGGTTGAATTATCTTTACTGCCAGCCTAAAGAGTTCAATTCTGTGGTCCATTCTAGTGGAAGAGAGACTGAGAGTTTCAGATTGGGAATGTAATATGGTCCAACTTGTGTTTAAGGAAGAATAATCTTGAAATCATGAATCTAGAGCATAAGAAAGAAGTAAGAGAGGCTGAAACTGGTGATCTTGGTCTTACTGGGTAAACCCAAAAGGAGAGATGAAGCTACGAGAATGAATGAGACTGCTGAGGAAAGAAGTGGAGAGAATGGAAGACAATGGGGTGTGGGAGAGGAGATTGGTCTATGTATCTTCCTAAATAGTTTCCATGAGTTTTCTGTCCTTTTCCCTCAAACAGCAAATTCTCCAGTTACCCAATACATTTTGCTTAACACCATTACCCCACTCCTATTCCCTTCTCTAGGGGTGTCCAGTGATCCTGACCCTGCTTAAGTGTGTCCCTTATTCCTCCCAGCTCTCCTAGATCATGTTCCACCTCTGGCACCTGACCAGGGAAGGACAGAGTAAGTACTTGGGGCTGGGAGTCGACAAAGGGAGAACATAGGACAGAAACTGTGGGAGGAGTACCTTTTTAGAAAGGTGTTTGGGTTCAGCCTTAGTTGGGACTGTGATCTACACATTCTATCCTTCCAGTCCTCTAGACAGCAGCACAACTTGCTTATAGCACTGTTCTGGCCTGTGAACTCCTCAGAGTCTAAGACTCCTGTCCACTGAAGGCACCAAGGACAGAGAGTTTAGTTAGTGCTGTTGCCAGGCTGGTATTGGCCgatgaggaaaggaaaagtatAATTCTCATTAAGTTTACCCTCCAAAGTCACAAAAGGGGAGCCAAAGAACActgtaggttttatttactcCCAGTAATAGGGAAGGAAACActaattgttgttgttgtcttatCTACTTCCCAAAAAGTGTTTCTCTTCACAGACATCAAAATCTTTGgccaatttttatatatgttatccTAAGTATATCTGGACGGGCAAAAAGTTGCACAACTGGATATAAATCTTTACATTGGTTCCCTACTGCTTACAAACAGACTGATGATGGAAAGCTTCCTAAGATATTGATCacattatagaaaaaagaaataaaaaactatgtAATTCCAAACTTCCTGCTGGTTTCTTGGTGCTATTGTATGTTCTGGTTAGTTAGGTCTTTCTTAAGGGGCTGTGAGATCACCAAAGGCAAACATTCTGTTCTTTGCTATACAACTAAGTACCTTGCATGTGGGGCAGCTGCCCAACACATACTCTGAGTACTACTGTCTGGCCATGATATGTTAGAACTAATAGCCTCTGATTGGGAAGGGAGAACTAAAAAGTTTGAGACGACTTTCtcttgaagagagagaaagaaatattggGAAGTTGGAGTTGAAGTTGAGTGCTAATAGGGGGATCGAGTGCCAAACTTAGTATCCCCATCATTACCTGTTTTTAATTATCCAGTGCTTGTTTCCTTTCTGGATGCCATATCCCACTGCCAAAACTGCATGGTTCAGATTATCGCTATTACAGTTTTCATCGTAGTACACACCTAGGAAACAAACTCTCAAGGTGAAGCTTTCTGCAGTCCACGTGCCACCCTATAGAAACCTGCCCTGTCAGGAGGATCGGTGACAGAGATGCACTGCACTGTGGCAGCTGTTGTTCCCTTTCCCTTGGGCAGACTCAGTCTGAATGTGGAAACCCAAGTACGGCAAATGCTCAGTAGCCTTCGAGAAGCTGCAAAGCTCACATCATAAGAAATAGTTGATTGTGTTCTTTAGGAACAGCTCCTTACCTTTGCTGTAAAACTGGAAAGAGGTCAGGCTTGCATCAATGGCCACAGAGATGGGTCCCACTCGGGCCACTGCCCTCTTCAGGGCTTTCTCATTCCCCTCAGGGATCTCTCTGTACCCTCTGCACTTAGCTGCCTTGCCTGTTGGGTTGTACATACAGCTTTCATCCTGGAAAAAAGGAGGCTAAAACAGGATGAGGACAAAACAGCAGGCCAGGAACTAGTGAGTGAGAAACTCCACCAATACTTTGAGAGATGTTGGTGAACAGACAGACCTAGAGTCTTTAGAGAGGGTCTGTTCTCTCCTTACCATTTTagacaattatatatatatattttaaagattgcatttatttactcacgagagacacagagagagagagagagtcagaagaagcaggctccatgcagggaacctgatgcggaactcgatcccgggtctccaggatcaggccctgggctgaaggcggcactaaaccgctgagccacccaggctgcccccattttagacaattataaaaaaagaaaatgaaaattggatACCTTGcacatatgcaaaaataagcTCTGGgtggttttaaaacataaatgtgaaaGGAAACATTGTAAAACTTGAGACAGAGAACATTTTTTATTCCCTTGGGGTAGAGAGAGATTTCTGGAACAAGGTGTTGTTTAAAAGCACAGATTATCTTCTGGTCATGTAGTAGGTGTAGGCCGTAGAGGGCTGGGTAGGGAGGAGGCTTGAGGTCTGGCTAGAGGGAAGACCTGGGCCCTATAGCCATATGACAGGGGATATGAGTTTTGGTTTGTGCTCTTGAAAGCACATAACATGAcattaaaacatattaataaagAACTTAGCAATTTAGCATGTGAATTTCCAACATTATGGAGGTCTAGTTAACAATAATAGAATTCATTGGCAAGCCACAGTTATGAAGTCTAATGGCAAACCACATCAAGGTGGTGTAGTATTCTTTTTCGCAATTCATTTTCCTACAGACTACCCCTTCAAAACCCTAAAGTTGAATCTATCAGAACATATTACCTAACTATTAACAGTAATGGCAGCatttgactggattttttttaaaggcacaaattacaaaggaaaacaataattttaCTAGTCTGAAATTATGAACTTTCCTGAgttgaaagatataaaaagaataaaaagacatatGTTCACCTAATACATACAGTATTAGTAtccagatatctttttaaaattcctaaaataggggatccctgggtggctcagtggtttggcgcctgcccttggcccagggcgcaatcctggagtcccgggatcaagtcccacgtcgggctcccggcgtggagcctgcttctccctcctcctgtgtctctgcctctttctctctctctttgtgtctatcataaataaaaataaataaataaatcttaaaaaaaattcctaaaaatagtgagaaggagaaaaataacctaattaaaaatgtgcaaaagataTAAACAGTCAATTCAGTCAATTCACTGAAGAAGAAATGCAGATGGCTAGATAAACATACCGATGAAGATGGGAATTCTTAAATACTTCAGGTGGGAATATAACTATCTCCAAACACTTTGGTAAACAATTTGTCATTATTTAAAAGTTGAAGATGCATGTACCATAAGGCTCTTCTGTTCCAAGGTATTATAGTCTACTAAAGAAAATTTTGCACATTTGCATAGAAGACGTGCTGGAAATGTTTATGACAGATGAACAGATACAGTAGATAAATCTTGGCACTGCTACATGATGAGTGGTATGAATTTGAGCATGCTATTTTATCTCCTTCAGTGtcaatttcctcacctataagATAAAGATAAGCTTACCTTATCTtctgttatgaagattaaatgagaaaatgaactaAATACATGGCTTAGTACATAATagccatcattcttttttttttttttttaagattttatctatttgagagagagaatgagtgagagaaagaggatgagcaggggtaggagcagagggacaagcagacctcccactgagcatggagcctgacacagggctcaatcccaggaccccaagatcatgacgtgagccaaagtcagatggctaactgactgggccacccaggtgccctgtagcCATGATTCTTATTACTCAAACTTGCTATCCCTGCTTCAAAGGTTCCTGTTGCAAAGGCCCAATGCCATATTACCAAGCCCATGTATATAAAGGATCTTCTTCTTTTAGTTAAGAAAGTTCTCCTTCCTATTACTAAAGGAGGAAGTAGATTAATCTCTAAAGTTAAAACAAGTATGAAgcaacttattttttctctcattttgtgtATGTCTGCATGTTAGCTTACACAATTTGCATAAACATTCCCCAGACTCATGCTGAAATCATGCAAAATAAAGGCACATGATTCAGTAAATTAAAGTGGCTGGTTTGGGATCTGCAATGAGAGCGGAGGAGCTGAGTGGGAGGTTGCAGAGGCCTACTAAGATGTCTGTGGGGTCACCTGTACTCTGTTTTCTCCAGGGAAAGAGACAGATAGGGTTATGGTGGCCTAAGCCCCCCAAATCTCCCGGGCTGTGGGAATCTTCTTGGCCTCCTATGGTAAATTATCCTATCAAGAAGGCAGGATAAGGGGAATAGAAAACAACATTTTTGGAATTGTTTCCAGTACAAAATATCATGTTGGGGGAAGAGGAGCCATTTCTGAGCTGTATAACTGCACAGGGCAGTCTCACCTGTCCCACATATGGGTAGGCATCTTCAGAGTCAATGCCCCGGTTCTTCTGCACATACTGGAAGGCATTGGTCATGTAGCCTCCTCCACAGCCATCATTCTCAGAGACACAGTCCACCAGGTTCTGGGGACTCAGATTTAAGAGTTTGCCAGTTTTCTTCTTGAGTTGGCCCTCCAGGGCACCCACAGAGCTAAAAGCCCAACAGGAACCACACTGACCCTAATAGGCATAACAGAACAACTGTTAATCACTGCTGTTCACactttttgttcctttcctctaAACTGCCCGATGAAACACCCTTGTCCCCTTTTCTGTGAAATCTTCCTATTTCCCTTCATTTGCTAGGTTATATTGTTCTATTGTTATTGTTTGCATGGATAACTGTgccattattattaccattattattattattagttattattaccattattactATTAGCTGCTGTGAAGCAGAGTACTCACATTGCAACCTACAAgatatgtgaccttgggtaagttattaaacctctctgtgccttatcTGTAAATGTGGATAATAATGTACTCAATTATGGATTatgaagatttaaaaagttaattcatGTAAAGGATTTATAAGTTTCTGACACATAACAATTTCTCAAAAAGTGCTATTACTGTTTGTTCAGCtagattatacatttttctttcttttctgttccattttttagGACTGAGGTTTCTTGAGGACACAGATTATGTCTTAGTCATCCTGAATCTCCATTGCCTAGCACTATACTtggtaggtttttatttttatttatttttattttttttaatttttatttatttatgatagtcagagagagagagagagagaggggcagagacacaggcagagggagaagcaggctccatgcaccgggagcctgatgtgggattcgatcccgggtctccaggatcgcgccctgggccaaaggcaggtgccaaactgctgcgccacccagggatcccacttggtaggtttttaaaaagatgtgtttgttgaatgaatattaaaTCAGTTATTGATCTGGTTGATATAATCAGCTTTGTTACGGTGGAGGTAAAAGTGGCATTCTCCTGCTGGTACGAATGTTAAGAttgtaaaaaaattttggaaatggtTCTCTGTGTGGTTCcaattttaggatttattttgcataaatatttgcacatGTACATGAAAACATACAAACAAGGGTGCTTACAGCaatacttgaaaaaagaaaaaaacaaacaatataaatgtacaaaaataacagaataagcTATATTCTCTTAGCATTGGGAGAGAGCCTTTAATTTCTTGCCCTATCTTTCTAGTTCCCTCCTACTTTAAGAACAAAGAAGTGGAAAGAGGTCAtgccaagagaaaggaaaatacctGGTTCTTGACAGGAGTAACATATCCTTTCTTTCGATAATCAACGGAGTCTGGGGCTCTGCTTTCCCAGTCTGGGATATAGAGAGTATCATTACTGCGGGAGTGAGAGGGGGGTACTTTGAGTCCAGTCATCTTCTGAACCACCTCTTCACTGGTCtgggacaaaaaacaaaaaggcaaggcATAAGCAGAGAACTAAGGCAAACAGGGCAAGTAGGCCAGGAGCTGAGGTTCAACTCACCATGTCACCCAAGTGGTTCATGGCCAGTTCATATGTATGGACACCAAGAGAGGCTTCAAGATTATGGATAGAAATATGCTTCAagtttttttcccaaattaaacGCCGAGAGAGTTCATCCACCTAAACAGAGAATAGTCAGTACTGGTGGACTGTGTCCTGTGTACAAAGTTACATAAGTAACACTGTggagatttttagaaaaaaagatgaaacaatcATGCAGGGTTTATAGTCTAGTTGGAGAACTGGCCACAGTATTATTGAGAGCATacagaaagaaatacacaaatacaaaaatagaatcCCAAGCTCTGGAGAGACGTATAGAAAATTGCTCATGGATGAATAACATTAATCTGAGAAGTCTTCCCCAAAGAGAAGTATGACAGTTATAAAGAAAAGGCTTGAACTTGAGGGAGGGTGAGTCAAAGAGTAGGAATGAAACTGCATGTTGAGTTAGAGAACCGGGGCAGGTTTGCTTGGCTGGACTGATTAAGGTATCGGGATTGAAGAAGGGAGTCTGGAAGCTAAAGGCTGGAGGTCTCAAGTTCCCCGACCA includes:
- the CTSK gene encoding cathepsin K precursor; protein product: MWGLEVLLLLPMASFALYPEEILDTQWDLWKKTYRKQYNSKVDELSRRLIWEKNLKHISIHNLEASLGVHTYELAMNHLGDMTSEEVVQKMTGLKVPPSHSRSNDTLYIPDWESRAPDSVDYRKKGYVTPVKNQGQCGSCWAFSSVGALEGQLKKKTGKLLNLSPQNLVDCVSENDGCGGGYMTNAFQYVQKNRGIDSEDAYPYVGQDESCMYNPTGKAAKCRGYREIPEGNEKALKRAVARVGPISVAIDASLTSFQFYSKGVYYDENCNSDNLNHAVLAVGYGIQKGNKHWIIKNSWGENWGNKGYILMARNKNNACGIANLASFPKM